The genomic region TATGACGCAATATCAAATTATAATTAAGGAGATGCGGAAATGAAAAAAATGTTGTTTGCTTTCGGGATGTTTTTTATCTTGAACATCCAGCCAGCTTATTCCGAGATTTACCAGTACAAAGACAAAAATGGCAATACAATTTTTACTGATGATATGTCAAAGGTTCCTGAAAGTCAGCGCGAAGAAATAAAATCATATGACGAGATACGGTCCTCTCCTGATCTTTCAGGCCCTTCGGGCGACAATATGGCAGCAGAGCCGCCCCCTGCAGATCAGGCAGCTCCTCAGCCGGATTCTTCTGAAAATGAAAAAAATAAGGCATTAGATGCAAAGAAAAACGAACTGGATGAAAAGTCAAAGGCTTTTTCAGATGAGGCAAATGCCTTAAATGATGAGAGAAAAGTCCTTGAAGAATCTTTAAAAAATTTAAAGACCAAGGAAGAAAAAGAAGCT from Desulforegula conservatrix Mb1Pa harbors:
- a CDS encoding DUF4124 domain-containing protein, yielding MKKMLFAFGMFFILNIQPAYSEIYQYKDKNGNTIFTDDMSKVPESQREEIKSYDEIRSSPDLSGPSGDNMAAEPPPADQAAPQPDSSENEKNKALDAKKNELDEKSKAFSDEANALNDERKVLEESLKNLKTKEEKEAYRQKLKEFNQRADDYNKRKQSIDAEIGSYNQEIGTANEAKIEDEKNLDVNQIPEDSIKGKKTKKKKDKDQGKAEGETTAPDAEAEKEKK